A region from the Andrena cerasifolii isolate SP2316 chromosome 9, iyAndCera1_principal, whole genome shotgun sequence genome encodes:
- the Aqp gene encoding aquaporin: MAATVLALAVSGLYIVLTSLIAYWMRRYVDYYVRDPFVRSLFLEAIATGELCGACFELIIIADNWGVSMYGLFLFVLTIWWSMNWGDATACPYTHIEDVVEGKKSVRDAFLLIWVELVGGLAVFRYIQLLWALEIVTTHKNRAFEDCTTDLQVPVIFGAFIECIATCVYRVVSRGLSEINSKFSIIIDSFIGTSLVIAAFDYSGGYFNPALATSLKYGCLGTSFVEHVIVYWVGACAGSVASLRVYRLPFIQSYVARFKEKAL, encoded by the exons ATGGCTGCAACAGTGCTCGCTTTAGCAGTTTCGGGGCTGTACATTGTACTGACAAGTCTTATAGCTTATTGGATGAGAAGATACGTGGACTATTATGTACGAGATCCGTTCGTAAGGTCCCTATTTTTAGAAGCTATTGCTACCGGTGAACTTTGCGGGGCATGTTTCGAACTGATAATAA TTGCTGATAACTGGGGTGTCTCCATGTACGGTCTATTTCTGTTCGTACTGACGATTTGGTGGTCCATGAACTGGGGCGACGCAACCGCTTGCCCCTATACACACATCGAGGACGTCGTCGAGGGGAAGAAATCGGTGCGCGATGCATTCCTTCTGATATGGGTCGAACTTGTCGGTGGCCTAGCCGTTTTTAGATACATTCAGTTGCTCTGGGCACTGGAAATTGTTACGACGCACAAAAACAGAGCGTTTGAAGACTGCACTACCGATTTACAA GTGCCTGTGATATTCGGGGCGTTTATCGAATGCATTGCAACTtgtgtatacagggtggttTCGCGCGGTTTAAGCGAGATAAATTCAAAGTTCAGCATCATTATCGATTCTTTCATTGGGACCAGTTTGGTTATTGCAG CTTTCGATTATTCTGGTGGCTACTTTAATCCCGCGCTGGCAACCTCCCTGAAATACGGATGTTTGGGAACTTCTTTTGTGGAGCACGTAATAGTGTATTGGGTCGGTGCGTGCGCTGGGTCCGTTGCCTCTTTGCGAGTTTATAGACTGCCGTTTATTCAAAGCTACGTGGCGCGGTTTAAGGAGAAAGCGCTTTGA